The Zalophus californianus isolate mZalCal1 chromosome X, mZalCal1.pri.v2, whole genome shotgun sequence genomic interval AAGGTAATTGAGAATTCAGCAGTAAAGTGCTAACATGGAAGGGGAAAGTTGTAAGATAAACTAGGGTATGCTAATAACTCCAGTTATTTTCAAAGAACATTCAGACTGCTTCAAATTCTATTCAGGAAACTATCTCTCcaagctttttttcttcttgcctcttTAAAACGAGCTGAAAGCTAACTATATAAACAGAtactcggggtgggggggaacttCTCACTCTCTACTCAAACTTTCAGAATAATTTGCTTCTAAAAATTatcaacaaataatccaactagACTGCCTTCAGATGACGTGGCAGATGAAATGAACTCGTTTTCACCTTAATTTGTTTTACAGGTCTTTTGAAACCCCTGCCCCTGAACGCAAACCAAACTTTCTGAGATTTCAAAGTTCAATAAGATTCTGGTATTATAAATTCAAACTCAGTACTGCCATCTGTTACATTCTGTTTAAAAATTGAATCATTTTCCTGCTGAATAAAAATATCTTCCCAGGTCATTGGCTTGTTCTGAGGAGGAGGTGCAGGCCCTACTGCAGGGTCTTTCCCAGCATCAACCTTATACCCAATAGCATCATCCTTCATTACAGGCATAGCGCCTGACCTATCAGAAAGATATGCATATTGTCTGATCTGTAAGGACCTGCATGGATGTAAACGATAAAGCTTTGAGTCTCCAGAAGGATCTTGACTATGAACTGATTTTATGTGTGAAGACATAAACTGATAGTTGATGAAGGATTTGCCACAGGCCAAACACTGGTACCTTCGCTCCCCTGTGTGATGAATTTCGTGTTTTGTGCGATATTCTGCAAGAGGAAATACCTTCTCACAGTAACGGCAAGGGTACTTCTTCTCCCAAGAATGAATGTTAAAATGTCTCCGCAAGCTTGTCAGACAGACATAGGACCTTTTGCACACAATACAGATATAATAGACCCTCCCATCTACTATTAACTCATAGTGATCATCATGTTTTACTTTCATACGTTTGTTGGGCGTCTCACCGCTAGATGTTTTTGGTATCTCATTCTCAAGTCTGGCCTCCCCTTCGTCAGGGTCATCTTTGACAGGGATCACTATGTCATAAGTATCTTCACCAATATTTGCATAAACCTTGCAACCCGTTGACAAGCCTTCAATCTCAGTAGCTGTATCTAAAGTAATGATCTTCTGACCCTCCATTAGATGTTTTGATCCTAAACCTGCATCACTAGTGTTTCTAGTAATTatatctgaaatttttaaagaattggaaAGTGGCTCTTGCAGAAGTGTAGGTATCTGCATCTTCTGTACCAACGATCCATCAAAAGTGGCATTTGGGGGGATATCAGCCTGGGGGACCAAAGATGTATTACTGACCGCCGAATCTGGACTGGAGCTAATagtgtcatcatcatcatctataatttcctcctcctcctcttcattgGCCTTGTTTCCTGTTATAACAGCACTGTTTGGTGTCTGCTGATTCTGCACAAGCAAATTGATTGAAGGAGACATATGATTTGGAAGTGAAGAAGTAACATTTGGTGGTGTAGTAAGTGGTGTCTGATTTAGCAAAATAATGTTGGGAGTCAGATGTGTCGGGGCTGAAGATACCAGCAATTTTTCACTTCCTTGTGTCTGGCTCAGAGTTGCCTGATTCACAGAAGTAGGAAGTTTCTGAGTAGGTGTG includes:
- the ZBTB33 gene encoding transcriptional regulator Kaiso, translating into MESRKLISATDIQYSGSLLNSLNEQRGHGLFCDVTVIVEDRKFRAHRNILSASSTYFHQLFSVAGQVVELSFIRAEIFAEILNYIYSSKIVRVRSDLLDELIKSGQLLGVKFIAELGVPLSQVKSISGTSQDGNADTLPPGSSDKNLEIQKSKDEAQDNGATIMPIITESFSLSAEDYETKKIIVTDSDDDDDDVIFCSEILPAKETLPSTNAVAQVQPNPGSVAISDVAPCASNNSPPLPNLTPTQKLPTSVNQATLSQTQGSEKLLVSSAPTHLTPNIILLNQTPLTTPPNVTSSLPNHMSPSINLLVQNQQTPNSAVITGNKANEEEEEEIIDDDDDTISSSPDSAVSNTSLVPQADIPPNATFDGSLVQKMQIPTLLQEPLSNSLKISDIITRNTSDAGLGSKHLMEGQKIITLDTATEIEGLSTGCKVYANIGEDTYDIVIPVKDDPDEGEARLENEIPKTSSGETPNKRMKVKHDDHYELIVDGRVYYICIVCKRSYVCLTSLRRHFNIHSWEKKYPCRYCEKVFPLAEYRTKHEIHHTGERRYQCLACGKSFINYQFMSSHIKSVHSQDPSGDSKLYRLHPCRSLQIRQYAYLSDRSGAMPVMKDDAIGYKVDAGKDPAVGPAPPPQNKPMTWEDIFIQQENDSIFKQNVTDGSTEFEFIIPESY